From a region of the Brachionichthys hirsutus isolate HB-005 chromosome 9, CSIRO-AGI_Bhir_v1, whole genome shotgun sequence genome:
- the paics gene encoding bifunctional phosphoribosylaminoimidazole carboxylase/phosphoribosylaminoimidazole succinocarboxamide synthetase: MASIAELKTGQKLNEGKTKQIFEIADQPGLVLVQSKDQITAGNAARKDQMEGKAAIANRTTSCVFQLLQESGVKTAFVKQHSDTAFVAAQCEMIPIEWVCRRVATGSFLKRNPGVKEGYRFAPLKMEMFFKDDANNDPQWSEEQLLQAKFTLAGLAIGRCEVDVMNRSTVAIFEILERAWATQNCTLVDMKIEFGVDVKTREIVLADVIDNDSWRLWPAGDRSQQKDKQVYRDLKEVTPEAMQMVKRNFEWVSEKVKLLLEPQATGRVVVLMGSISDLAHCEKIKKACVSYGIPCILRVTSAHKGPDETLRIKAEYEGDGVPTVFVAVAGRSNGLGPVLSGNTAYPVISCPPLTPDWGAQDVWSSLRLPSGLGCSTILSPEATAQFAAQIFGLTNHLVWSRLRASMLNTWVSLKLADKKLQACSL, encoded by the exons ATGGCGTCCATCGCAG agctGAAGACGGGCCAGAAGCTGAACGAGGGCAAGACCAAGCAGATTTTTGAAATCGCGGATCAGCCCGGGCTGGTTCTGGTCCAGTCCAAAGACCAGATCACAGCCGGGAACGCTGCGAGGAAGGACCAGATGGAGGGGAAGGCTGCCATCGCCAACAGAACCACGAGCTGCGtgttccagctgctgcaggaatctG GTGTGAAGACGGCCTTCGTCAAGCAGCACTCTGACACGGCCTTCGTTGCAGCCCAGTGCGAGATGATTCCCATCGAGTGGGTTTGTCGCAGGGTGGCGACCGGCTCGTTCCTCAAGAGGAATCCGGGAGTCAAGGAGGGCTACCGCTTCGCCCCCCTGAAGATGGAGATGTTCTTCAAA GACGACGCCAACAACGATCCCCAGTGGTCAGAGGAGCAGTTGCTGCAGGCTAAATTCACCCTGGCCGGCCTCGCCATCGGTCGGTGCGAGGTGGACGTCATGAATCGCAGCACTGTGGCCATCTTTGAGATTCTGGAGCGGGCCTGGGCTACTCAGAACTGCACACTAGTTGATATGAAG ATCGAGTTTGGTGTCGATGTGAAGACTCGAGAGATTGTCCTCGCTGATGTGATCGACAACGATTCATGGAGGCTGTGGCCAGCCGGTGATCGGAGCCAGCAGAAAGACAAGCAG GTGTACCGAGACCTGAAGGAAGTCACCCCCGAAGCCATGCAGATGGTCAAGAGGAATTTTGAGTGGGTCTCTGAAAAGGTCAAG CTGCTGTTGGAACCTCAGGCCACGGGCAGGGTGGTGGTTTTGATGGGCTCCATCTCTGACCTGGCTCACTGTGAGAAAATCAAGAAGGCGTGCGTCTCTTACGGGATCCCCTGCATCCTGAGAGTCACCTCGGCTCACAAAGGGCCAGATGAGACTCTCCGCATCAAAGCGGAATATGAAG GTGATGGCGTCCCGACTGTTTTTGTGGCGGTGGCCGGCAGAAGCAACGGCCTCGGCCCCGTGTTGTCTGGGAACACGGCATATCCCGTCATCAGCTGCCCACCGCTCACTCCAGACTGGGGAGCGCAAGATGTCTGGTCATCGCTCCGTTTGCCGAGTG GTCTTGGATGCTCCACTATCCTCTCTCCTGAGGCTACCGCTCAGTTCGCTGCGCAGATCTTTGGGCTGACCAATCACCTGGTGTGGAGCAGACTGAGGGCCTCCATGCTCAACACCTGGGTGTCTCTTAAGCTGGCTGACAAGAAGTTGCAGGCCTGCAGCCTGTGA
- the ppat gene encoding amidophosphoribosyltransferase, whose amino-acid sequence MEFEESGIGEECGVFGCVAAGEWPTQLEVAQILTLGLVALQHRGQESAGVVTCNGASPPTYTIHKGMGLVSAAFPSEAMQKLRFANLGICHTRYSTTGNSELQNCQPFVVDTLHGKIAVAHNGELVNADALRKKVMRHGVGLSTSSDSELITQLLALTPPLEELDTPNWVARIKNLMTETPTSYSLLVMFKDVIYAVRDPYGNRPLCIGRLVPISKLHNSGAGEEDTEGWVVSSESCSFQSIGAKYYREVLPGEIVQISRLGVKSLSVVPRPEGDLPAFCIFEYVYFARPDSIFEGQMVYTVRQRCGQQLAIEAPTDADVVSTVPESATPAALGYAQQSGLPYIEVLCKNRYVGRTFIQPNTRLRQLGVAKKFGALTDNFAGKRVVLVDDSIVRGNTISPIIKLLKEAGATEVHIRVASPPIRYPCYMGINIPTKEELIANKPEFQDIAEYIGADSVQYLTVEGLISAVQEGIASQQDKRIGSNNSNSRVGHCTACLTGKYPVELEW is encoded by the exons ATGGAGTTCGAGGAGTCCGGCATCGGGGAGGAGTGCGGCGTGTTCGGCTGCGTGGCCGCCGGGGAATGGCCCACGCAGCTGGAGGTGGCCCAGATCCTGACTCTGGGACTAGTGGCGCTACAGCACAG GGGGCAGGAAAGTGCCGGTGTTGTCACATGCAACGGAGCTTCTCCACCCACCTACACAATCCACAAG GGAATGGGATTAGTAAGTGCTGCTTTCCCGTCCGAAGCTATGCAGAAGCTGCGCTTCGCTAATCTCGGTATTTGCCACACTCGCTATTCGACCACCGGAAACTCGGAGCTGCAGAACTGCCAGCCGTTTGTCGTCGACACCCTGCATGGGAAGATTGCCGTGGCGCACAACGGAGAGCTGGTTAACGCCGACGCGCTGCGGAAAAAG GTGATGCGCCATGGTGTCGGCCTCTCCACCAGCTCAGACAGCGAGCTCATCACCCAGCTTCTGGCGCTGACGCCACCGCTGGAGGAACTGGACACGCCGAACTGGGTTGCCAG aaTAAAAAATCTGATGACCGAGACCCCCACATCGTACTCCCTGTTGGTGATGTTCAAAGATGTTATCTACGCGGTGCGCGACCCTTATGGAAATCGCCCCCTCTGCATCGGACGGCTTGTTCCCATCTCTAAATTACACAATTCAG GTGCTGGAGAAGAGGACACCGAGGGGTGGGTGGTGTCATCGGAGTCCTGCAGCTTCCAGTCCATCGGCGCCAA GTATTACAGAGAGGTCTTACCAGGAGAGATAGTCCAAATATCCAGACTTGGAGTCAAGTCTCTGAGTGTCGTTCCTCGCCCCGAGGGAGACCTTCCCGCCTTCTGCATATTTGAATACGTTTACTTTGCCAGACCAGACTCGATCTTTGAAG GGCAGATGGTGTATACCGTCAGGCAGCGCTGTGGACAGCAGTTGGCCATTGAGGCCCCAACGGACGCTGATGTGGTCAGCACTGTGCCGGAATCTGCAACTCCTGCCGCACTGGGCTACGCTCAGCAG TCTGGGTTGCCATATATTGAGGTTCTGTGCAAGAACCGCTACGTTGGGAGAACATTCATTCAACCAAATACCCGCCTGAGGCAGCTGGGAGTAGCCAAGAAGTTCGGAGCTTTGACAGACAATTTTGCTGGGAAACGAGTGGTGCTCGTCGACGACTCCATCGTCAGAGGAAACACCATCTCCCCTATAATAAAACTGCTGAAGGAAGCCGGAGCAACTGAG GTCCACATCAGGGTTGCCTCACCACCGATCAGGTACCCTTGCTACATGGGCATCAATATTCCAACCAAGGAGGAGCTAATTGCCAACAAGCCAGAGTTTCAGGACATTGCTGAATACATTG GCGCAGACAGTGTTCAGTATCTGACGGTGGAAGGCCTCATATCGGCTGTCCAGGAGGGAATTGCCTCCCAACAAGACAAGAGGATCGGCTCCAATAACTCCAACAGTCGAGTTGGCCACTGCACCGCCTGCCTGACTGGGAAATACCCAGTCGAGCTCGAGTGGTAA